The Terriglobus sp. RCC_193 genome contains the following window.
GATCTCGACCTCGCACGTGGAGTACGAGACGGCGAACCGTCACTATGCCCACGTGGACTGCCCGGGCCACGCCGATTACATCAAGAACATGATCACGGGCGCAGCGCAGATGGACGGCGCGATCCTGGTGGTTGCAGCGACGGACGGCCCGATGCCCCAGACGAAGGAGCACGTTCTGCTCGCTCGCCAGGTTGGCGTGCCGTACATCGTTGTGTTCCTGAACAAGTGCGACGCCGTGGAAGACCCCGAACTGATCGACCTGGTGGAGATGGAAGTTCGCGAGCTGCTCAGCAAGTACGAGTTCCCGGGCGATGACGTTCCTGTCATCCGTGGCTCGGCCCTGGGCGCGCTGAATGGCGAAGCTCAGTGGGAAGCGAAGATCGACGAGCTGATGCAGGCCGTGGACGACAACGTTCCCCAGCCGGACCGCCTGGTCGACCTGCCGTTCCTGATGCCGATCGAAGACATCTTCTCGATCTCGGGCCGTGGCACCGTGGTCACGGGCCGTATCGAGCGTGGCCGCATCAAGGTGGGCGAACCGGCGCAGATCGTGGGCTTCCGCGATACGCAGGCGACGACCGTGACCGGCGTGGAAATGTTCAAGAAGCAGCTGGACGAGGGTCTTGCCGGTGACAACGCGGGTCTGTTGCTGCGCGGTACGGCGAAGGACGACGTGGAGCGCGGCATGGTTCTGGCGAAGCCGGGATCGATCACGCCGCACACCGTGTTCAAGGGCGAAGTGTACGTTCTGTCGAAGGAAGAGGGCGGCCGTCACACCCCGTTCTTCAACGGCTACCGTCCCCAGTTCTACTTCCGCACCACGGACGTGACCGGATCGGCGAA
Protein-coding sequences here:
- the tuf gene encoding elongation factor Tu, which gives rise to MAKEKFDRSKPHVNVGTIGHIDHGKTTLTAAITKVLSKHNPKNSFRSFDTIDNAPEERERGITISTSHVEYETANRHYAHVDCPGHADYIKNMITGAAQMDGAILVVAATDGPMPQTKEHVLLARQVGVPYIVVFLNKCDAVEDPELIDLVEMEVRELLSKYEFPGDDVPVIRGSALGALNGEAQWEAKIDELMQAVDDNVPQPDRLVDLPFLMPIEDIFSISGRGTVVTGRIERGRIKVGEPAQIVGFRDTQATTVTGVEMFKKQLDEGLAGDNAGLLLRGTAKDDVERGMVLAKPGSITPHTVFKGEVYVLSKEEGGRHTPFFNGYRPQFYFRTTDVTGSAKLPEGTEMVMPGDNVNLEITLHTPVAMEKGLRFAIREGGRTVGAGAIAEIVK